From Acidimicrobiia bacterium, a single genomic window includes:
- a CDS encoding TetR/AcrR family transcriptional regulator: MDTATQLLPHTGSTDLIRQKLIDAAAEVFAEKGYEGAGVAEISRRAGYTTGAIYGRFTGKAELLLAAIEARSDSELDRLFNEHRFDGAVTDILTTVGSHLVTDDDPESALLLEALVASRRDPEVRLLMQGLFDLRSDGLAALVSEAKATGAIDVGLDTEAVVRFCHALGLGFLLFRAVELDLPAAGPWEDLIARLVAALAPAATSDRHLRPPTPTTNPKGSA; encoded by the coding sequence ATGGATACAGCGACACAACTCCTGCCCCACACCGGTAGCACCGATCTGATCCGCCAAAAGCTGATCGACGCGGCGGCCGAGGTATTCGCCGAGAAGGGCTACGAGGGTGCCGGGGTAGCCGAGATCTCCCGTCGAGCCGGGTACACCACCGGGGCGATCTACGGTCGTTTCACCGGAAAAGCCGAGTTGCTCCTCGCCGCCATTGAGGCCAGGTCCGACAGTGAGTTGGACCGGTTGTTCAACGAGCATCGCTTCGACGGCGCAGTCACCGACATCCTCACCACCGTGGGCTCGCACTTGGTCACCGACGACGACCCCGAGAGCGCCCTGCTGTTGGAAGCCTTGGTGGCCTCTCGGCGCGACCCTGAGGTGCGGCTGCTGATGCAAGGCCTGTTCGATCTCCGGAGCGATGGCTTGGCCGCCCTCGTGAGCGAAGCCAAAGCCACCGGCGCTATCGACGTTGGCTTGGACACCGAGGCGGTGGTGCGGTTCTGCCACGCCCTGGGCCTGGGTTTCTTGCTGTTCCGGGCCGTCGAACTCGACCTCCCCGCGGCCGGGCCATGGGAGGACCTCATCGCACGCCTCGTGGCCGCTCTTGCGCCCGCCGCCACCTCCGACCGCCACCTCCGACCACCAACTCCGACCACCAATCCAAAGGGAAGTGCATGA
- the trpD gene encoding anthranilate phosphoribosyltransferase: MNTSEPAGPGRLTPALQSLLGGDSLSRVEAHAAMTAILAGDATSAQIAALIVALRMKGETVDELVGMVEAMLAASTRVEIDTEGAVIDVVGTGGDLSHTINVSTLSALVAAGGGAKVCKHGNRAASSACGAADLLDALGVAIDLGPAGVAACVAEAGMGFCFAPRYHPAMRHAGPTRRELGVPTAFNILGPLSNPGRVRRYLIGVADVTMAERMAGVLRANGAERALIVHGGDGLDELTTTGPSSVVELRDGAVHTWSVDPTELGLAPAKREELVGGDATLNAALARRVLAGESGPHRDIILLNAGAALMTAGLASELGQGIDLARHSIDSGAAAGTLAALVEVSQRERAAEG; the protein is encoded by the coding sequence ATGAACACCTCAGAACCCGCCGGTCCGGGACGACTAACGCCGGCGTTGCAATCGCTACTCGGCGGCGACTCACTCAGTCGTGTCGAGGCGCACGCCGCCATGACCGCGATCCTGGCGGGGGATGCCACTTCCGCGCAGATCGCTGCGCTGATCGTCGCCTTGAGGATGAAAGGCGAGACCGTCGACGAGTTGGTCGGGATGGTGGAAGCGATGCTGGCCGCCTCCACCAGGGTGGAGATCGACACCGAGGGCGCCGTGATCGACGTGGTGGGCACCGGCGGGGATCTGTCGCACACCATCAACGTCTCCACCCTGTCGGCACTCGTAGCGGCGGGCGGGGGGGCCAAGGTTTGTAAACACGGGAATCGGGCGGCCTCTTCGGCGTGTGGCGCCGCCGACCTACTCGATGCACTCGGGGTCGCCATCGACCTCGGTCCGGCGGGGGTAGCGGCGTGTGTGGCCGAGGCAGGAATGGGCTTCTGTTTTGCTCCTCGCTATCACCCCGCCATGCGTCACGCCGGCCCGACCCGACGCGAGTTGGGGGTCCCCACCGCGTTCAACATTCTCGGTCCGCTCTCGAACCCCGGGCGAGTGCGTCGGTATCTCATCGGAGTGGCCGACGTGACCATGGCGGAGCGGATGGCCGGCGTACTGCGGGCCAACGGGGCGGAACGGGCGCTCATCGTCCACGGCGGCGACGGGCTCGATGAACTCACCACCACCGGTCCATCGTCGGTGGTCGAGTTACGCGACGGGGCCGTCCACACTTGGTCGGTTGATCCCACAGAACTAGGACTGGCCCCGGCCAAGCGCGAGGAATTGGTGGGCGGCGATGCCACCCTCAACGCCGCGCTGGCGCGCCGGGTGCTGGCGGGGGAGTCCGGTCCGCACCGCGACATTATTCTGCTCAACGCGGGGGCCGCCTTGATGACGGCGGGCCTGGCCTCGGAGTTGGGACAGGGGATCGATCTCGCTCGCCACTCCATCGACTCTGGAGCCGCCGCCGGCACCCTCGCCGCCCTGGTGGAGGTATCTCAGCGTGAGCGCGCCGCCGAGGGCTGA
- a CDS encoding WhiB family transcriptional regulator, protein MELTWRRHSACSGLDPAIFYPAPDEEATVAKLVCTECSVREICLEFALHGREKEGVWGGATEKERRRMLRQRRRAS, encoded by the coding sequence ATGGAACTCACTTGGCGTCGACACTCGGCCTGCTCCGGTTTGGATCCGGCTATCTTCTATCCCGCCCCGGATGAGGAGGCCACCGTCGCCAAGTTGGTGTGCACCGAATGCTCAGTCCGGGAGATCTGTTTGGAATTTGCGTTGCACGGCCGGGAAAAAGAGGGTGTGTGGGGCGGTGCCACGGAGAAGGAACGGCGCCGCATGCTCCGGCAACGTCGCCGGGCCTCGTAA
- a CDS encoding DUF3501 family protein: MTIKLVLSDIADQRAYERERQEFRSQIIELKKRRRVHVGPVLTLVFENRDTIRFQIQEMARVEKLTTDTAIQAELDTYNPLVPSNGELCATVFIELTSEEEWREWLPNLVGIEGCLLLQLGAGDNAPRRRAIADEGHAEQLTRDEITASVHYVRWELTPAEVDLVASGPVSLVVDHSAYQHSHILDVATVGELLIDLQG; encoded by the coding sequence ATGACCATCAAACTCGTTCTGTCCGATATCGCCGACCAACGTGCCTACGAGCGCGAGCGTCAGGAATTTCGGTCCCAGATCATCGAGCTAAAAAAGCGGCGCCGGGTTCATGTTGGACCGGTGCTTACCCTCGTGTTCGAAAATCGCGACACCATTCGCTTTCAGATCCAAGAGATGGCGCGCGTCGAGAAACTCACCACTGATACTGCGATTCAGGCCGAGTTGGACACCTACAACCCACTGGTGCCCTCCAACGGTGAACTCTGCGCCACTGTTTTCATCGAACTGACGAGCGAGGAGGAGTGGCGGGAGTGGCTGCCGAATCTCGTGGGAATCGAGGGGTGCTTGCTGTTGCAACTAGGGGCGGGTGATAACGCTCCCCGTCGGCGGGCCATCGCCGACGAAGGGCATGCCGAACAACTCACTCGCGACGAGATCACCGCCTCGGTCCATTACGTGCGCTGGGAACTCACCCCCGCCGAGGTGGACTTGGTGGCGAGCGGGCCCGTGTCGCTGGTGGTGGATCACTCCGCCTACCAGCACAGCCACATCCTGGATGTGGCTACGGTGGGCGAGTTGTTGATCGATCTTCAGGGGTAA
- a CDS encoding ferredoxin, producing MRASRRSPNGWRHWPGLRRATPVDSPVGWRTSPETLIWVGRCGSHLPTQDLIMTTTYDPFHPKYFDEIDLRAEMTRVYDLCHGCRLCFKYCSAFPTLFEAIDQHDDQDSARLTHGEQDQVVDECFNCKLCYVNCPYIPGQHEWELDFPRLMLRAEQVIFKGTKPTITERAHHQALGRTDLAGIGGSALAPLSNWALGTPGSAARQVIEKVAGIASQRLLPPFTRVRFSTWWKRRSALRFRDKQGSAILFPTCMVEYQAPEVGRDLVRVLERNGVECSVPEGQICCGAPWLHSGDVGSFRRHGRKNVALLAGAIRDALARGEEPAVVVPQPTCSYVLKNDYTDYLGSDDAKLVASHTYDAAEYLMWIHKAEGTRLDTDFTGSVPETVTYHAPCHLRAQNIGLKSRDLMRLTGTKVTVVAECSGIDGTWGYRAQNYDRARQVAKKMAVAITKADGAVVAGDCHLANGGILQETGRQPVHPISFVARAYGIPKE from the coding sequence ATGAGGGCTTCTCGGAGATCGCCGAATGGCTGGAGACACTGGCCCGGGCTGAGAAGAGCCACGCCGGTCGATTCTCCCGTGGGTTGGAGGACGTCTCCTGAGACGTTGATCTGGGTGGGGAGGTGCGGATCGCATCTCCCCACCCAGGATTTGATCATGACCACCACCTACGACCCATTTCACCCAAAGTATTTCGACGAGATCGACCTGCGAGCCGAGATGACGAGGGTCTACGACCTCTGTCACGGCTGCCGCCTCTGTTTCAAGTACTGCTCGGCCTTCCCCACCCTTTTCGAAGCCATCGACCAGCACGATGACCAAGACTCCGCCCGCCTGACCCACGGTGAGCAAGACCAGGTGGTGGACGAGTGCTTCAACTGCAAACTCTGTTATGTGAATTGCCCGTACATCCCCGGCCAACACGAGTGGGAGCTGGATTTCCCCCGCCTCATGCTTCGAGCGGAGCAAGTGATCTTCAAGGGGACCAAGCCCACCATCACCGAGCGGGCTCACCACCAGGCCCTCGGTCGTACCGACCTCGCTGGCATTGGCGGTTCGGCGTTGGCGCCGCTCAGCAACTGGGCGTTGGGCACGCCGGGATCTGCGGCTCGGCAGGTCATTGAGAAAGTTGCCGGCATCGCCTCGCAGCGCCTCCTGCCGCCGTTTACCCGGGTGCGGTTCTCCACCTGGTGGAAGCGCCGGTCGGCCCTGCGTTTCCGTGATAAGCAAGGCAGCGCCATCCTTTTTCCCACCTGCATGGTGGAATATCAGGCTCCGGAGGTTGGCCGAGATCTGGTGCGGGTGCTGGAGCGCAATGGCGTTGAGTGCTCAGTGCCGGAAGGGCAGATTTGTTGTGGCGCTCCGTGGTTGCATTCGGGCGACGTTGGAAGTTTTCGCCGCCACGGACGCAAGAACGTGGCCTTGTTGGCCGGGGCCATTCGTGACGCGCTGGCCCGCGGGGAGGAACCCGCCGTGGTGGTGCCGCAGCCCACCTGCAGTTATGTGCTGAAGAACGATTACACGGACTACCTCGGGAGCGACGATGCCAAACTGGTGGCCTCCCACACCTACGACGCTGCCGAATATCTCATGTGGATCCACAAGGCCGAGGGAACCCGTCTCGATACCGACTTCACCGGCTCGGTACCCGAGACGGTCACTTACCACGCCCCCTGTCACCTTCGGGCCCAGAACATCGGTCTGAAATCACGGGATCTGATGAGACTCACCGGCACAAAGGTCACCGTGGTGGCGGAATGTTCCGGGATCGACGGGACCTGGGGCTATCGAGCGCAAAACTATGACCGCGCCCGCCAGGTGGCCAAGAAAATGGCGGTCGCCATCACCAAAGCCGACGGGGCGGTCGTGGCGGGCGACTGCCATCTCGCCAACGGCGGCATCCTCCAAGAAACCGGGCGCCAGCCCGTGCACCCCATCTCATTCGTTGCCCGTGCCTACGGAATCCCCAAGGAGTAG
- a CDS encoding rubrerythrin, producing the protein MPELKGTKTEENLKEAFARESQANRRYLYFAQKADIEGYPDTAALFRSVAEGETGHAFGHFDFLAEVGDPATGEPVGATEDNLRSAIASEIYEYTEMYPGFAKTARDEGFSEIAEWLETLARAEKSHAGRFSRGLEDVS; encoded by the coding sequence TTGCCTGAACTCAAGGGCACTAAAACCGAAGAGAACCTCAAAGAAGCTTTTGCGCGCGAGAGCCAAGCCAATCGCCGTTACCTCTACTTCGCCCAGAAGGCCGACATTGAGGGGTACCCCGATACCGCTGCGCTGTTCCGATCTGTCGCCGAAGGCGAGACCGGCCATGCGTTCGGGCACTTCGACTTCCTCGCCGAGGTGGGAGATCCCGCCACCGGTGAGCCAGTCGGCGCCACCGAAGACAACCTTCGCTCGGCGATCGCCAGCGAAATCTACGAGTACACCGAGATGTACCCGGGATTCGCCAAGACCGCCCGCGATGAGGGCTTCTCGGAGATCGCCGAATGGCTGGAGACACTGGCCCGGGCTGAGAAGAGCCACGCCGGTCGATTCTCCCGTGGGTTGGAGGACGTCTCCTGA
- a CDS encoding transcriptional repressor, whose protein sequence is MKSVEALTEEFRANGRKVTPQRQSIFRALSVSSAHPNAEAVYAAVSVEMPTISLRTVYQTLNDLALMGELSTLDIGTGSTRFDPNLQPHHHLVCNACGRIEDLHACFPGVSLPAEGADGFEVTATEIVFRGHCRDCGTSSNSNPQPNPGDTLA, encoded by the coding sequence ATGAAGTCCGTGGAGGCACTGACCGAGGAGTTTCGGGCCAACGGGCGCAAGGTCACGCCCCAGCGCCAGTCGATCTTCCGGGCGCTGTCGGTATCGAGTGCCCACCCCAACGCCGAGGCGGTCTACGCCGCGGTGAGCGTCGAGATGCCCACCATCTCCCTGCGCACCGTTTACCAAACGCTCAACGACCTTGCCTTGATGGGCGAGTTGAGCACGCTCGACATTGGAACCGGATCCACCCGGTTCGATCCGAATCTTCAGCCTCACCATCATCTGGTGTGCAACGCCTGCGGCCGCATCGAGGACCTCCACGCCTGCTTCCCCGGTGTTTCACTCCCGGCGGAGGGCGCTGACGGGTTCGAGGTCACCGCCACTGAGATCGTGTTCCGTGGTCATTGCCGCGACTGCGGAACCTCGTCTAATTCCAACCCACAACCCAACCCAGGAGACACCCTTGCCTGA
- a CDS encoding zinc ribbon domain-containing protein, translating into MAIYEYRCWPCERTFELSRPMAEADLPAQCPLGHRSTKRLLSVFASTGAAGASASPTMASGGCCGGACGCG; encoded by the coding sequence ATGGCAATCTACGAGTACCGGTGCTGGCCCTGCGAGAGAACCTTTGAGCTCTCGCGCCCTATGGCCGAGGCCGACTTACCTGCTCAGTGTCCCCTCGGCCACCGCAGCACCAAACGCCTCCTGTCGGTATTCGCCTCCACCGGTGCTGCCGGAGCATCCGCCTCCCCGACCATGGCTAGCGGGGGGTGCTGCGGAGGCGCCTGTGGCTGCGGCTGA
- a CDS encoding glycerol-3-phosphate dehydrogenase/oxidase — protein MSSGTFDRSANLRNLADTTFDVLVIGGGITGAGVALDAASRGLRTALVERDDFASGTSSKSSKLVHGGLRYLQNGDIRLVYEALRERQRLRHNAPHLVRMLPFLIPIFSKDGLINPKVARALGSAMWMYDLTGGARIGKLHRRLRKAAAVKHMPTLPVDRLAGAYLYYDAAADDARLTLALARTAALDHGAVIANHTNVVEILHTDGRASGAIVEADGTRITVRARAVVNAAGVWSDDVRALDEGDHPDSIRPAKGIHITVPWSKVRNDIAVVIPVPKDKRSVFVVPWLPKDDGGFHLTYIGTTDTDYEGTLDEPQCTPDDVAYLLRAINAAVTEPITTVDVVGTWAGLRPLVKAAASSRTADLSRRHKVSVSAQGVVTITGGKLTTYREMAEDTVDALLKHETGLPRGTRHSRTAKLKLRGAMVPNAKITGRHRHLAERFGSEAPSLQALIDEDPSLGEPLVPGLPYVRAEAIYAIRHEMATTVDDVLSRRTRARLQARDETAAVAGAVAALMAPELGWSAAEVEAQAATYVALVVAERTAPGLPLIEVSLP, from the coding sequence ATGTCCTCCGGCACCTTTGACCGCTCCGCCAACCTGAGGAACTTGGCCGACACCACCTTCGATGTGCTCGTGATCGGCGGCGGGATCACCGGCGCCGGGGTGGCCCTGGATGCCGCCTCGCGGGGCCTGCGCACGGCGCTGGTTGAACGCGACGACTTCGCCAGCGGAACGTCGTCAAAAAGTTCGAAACTTGTCCACGGGGGCCTGCGTTATTTGCAGAACGGCGACATCCGCCTCGTGTACGAGGCCCTACGCGAGCGGCAACGACTCCGTCATAACGCGCCTCACCTTGTGCGCATGCTCCCGTTCCTCATCCCGATCTTCTCGAAGGACGGCCTGATCAACCCGAAGGTGGCCCGAGCACTCGGGAGCGCCATGTGGATGTACGACCTGACCGGTGGTGCGCGCATCGGAAAACTCCACCGGCGCTTGAGAAAAGCGGCGGCGGTGAAGCACATGCCCACCCTGCCGGTGGATCGGCTCGCCGGCGCCTATCTCTACTACGACGCCGCCGCCGATGACGCCCGTCTCACCCTGGCCCTGGCCCGCACCGCCGCCCTTGACCACGGCGCGGTGATCGCCAACCACACCAACGTCGTGGAGATTCTGCACACCGACGGTCGGGCGAGCGGGGCCATCGTGGAAGCCGACGGCACCCGCATCACCGTCCGGGCGCGGGCCGTGGTGAACGCAGCGGGCGTCTGGAGCGACGATGTGCGTGCTCTGGATGAAGGCGACCACCCCGACAGCATCCGACCGGCCAAGGGCATTCACATCACCGTGCCCTGGAGCAAAGTGCGCAACGACATCGCGGTGGTGATACCGGTGCCCAAGGACAAGCGCAGCGTGTTTGTCGTGCCCTGGCTGCCGAAGGACGACGGCGGGTTCCATCTCACCTACATCGGAACCACCGACACCGATTACGAGGGCACCCTCGACGAACCGCAATGCACCCCCGACGACGTGGCCTACCTACTCAGGGCCATCAATGCCGCCGTAACCGAACCGATCACCACCGTCGATGTCGTGGGCACCTGGGCCGGGCTGCGCCCATTGGTGAAGGCGGCCGCCAGTAGCCGCACCGCCGACCTCTCCCGCCGCCACAAGGTGTCGGTCTCGGCCCAAGGCGTCGTCACCATCACCGGCGGCAAACTCACCACCTATCGAGAGATGGCCGAAGACACCGTCGACGCCCTCCTGAAACATGAAACGGGCCTCCCTCGGGGCACCCGCCACAGCCGCACCGCCAAGCTGAAACTGCGCGGCGCCATGGTGCCGAACGCCAAGATCACGGGCCGCCATCGCCACCTAGCCGAACGGTTCGGCTCCGAGGCCCCCTCGCTGCAGGCCCTCATCGACGAAGACCCTTCCCTCGGCGAACCACTCGTACCCGGCCTGCCGTACGTGAGGGCCGAAGCCATCTACGCCATCCGCCACGAAATGGCCACCACGGTGGACGACGTGCTCTCCCGGCGCACGCGTGCCCGCCTCCAGGCGCGCGATGAAACCGCCGCCGTGGCCGGTGCCGTCGCCGCCCTCATGGCCCCCGAACTCGGGTGGTCCGCCGCCGAGGTCGAGGCCCAGGCCGCAACCTATGTGGCCCTCGTCGTCGCCGAACGAACCGCCCCGGGGCTTCCCCTTATCGAGGTCAGTCTCCCGTGA
- a CDS encoding FAD-binding oxidoreductase: MSEPYPLPEPGPGAPTAPIALRDGAGAAAAHLDGAFVPVPTEIVDQLAAIAPTTIDGDVVGEASRDWWPQAMIWALDGQVAARAAAVVQPHHADQVAAILALCNEARIPVTAAAGRSGVCGASVPVHGGVVLDLCGITGIVEVDETSLVLDVLPGTFGDHLEHTLRSDYGLTLGHWPQSVALSTVGGWLACRSAGQLSGRYGKIEDMVLGLDVTLADGSRISTGGAPRAAVGPDLNQMFVGSEGTLGIITGARLRLHPAPVAERRAAYSFASFDEGLGAMRQIIQRGAHPAVLRLYDPAEADRTYTTGDRALLLVLDEGDTALVDSTMGVVEHGCEGGRADNVEHVAHWLEHRNDVAALEALITRGYVLDTMEVVGRWRDLPGIYAAVIAALTGVEGTVSASAHQSHSYPDGGCLYFTFAAKVEPHDRDRYYRAAWDAGTQAVLDGGGALSHHHGVGLNRSRFVAQALGPAFAVLAATKAALDPRGILNPGKLGLPSPFGPSGY; this comes from the coding sequence GTGAGCGAGCCGTATCCCCTCCCCGAGCCCGGACCGGGCGCGCCGACGGCTCCCATTGCCTTGCGCGACGGAGCCGGGGCCGCCGCCGCCCACCTCGATGGTGCCTTCGTCCCCGTCCCGACCGAGATCGTGGACCAACTCGCCGCCATTGCCCCCACCACCATCGATGGTGATGTGGTGGGCGAGGCCAGCCGCGACTGGTGGCCCCAGGCCATGATCTGGGCGCTCGACGGCCAGGTGGCCGCCCGGGCCGCCGCCGTGGTGCAACCCCACCACGCTGACCAGGTGGCGGCCATCCTGGCGCTGTGCAACGAGGCCCGTATTCCCGTTACCGCGGCCGCCGGGCGCAGTGGTGTGTGCGGCGCGTCGGTGCCGGTGCACGGTGGCGTGGTGCTCGATCTATGCGGGATCACCGGCATCGTGGAGGTAGACGAAACCTCGCTCGTGCTTGATGTCTTGCCCGGCACGTTCGGGGATCACCTCGAGCACACCCTGCGTTCTGATTACGGCCTCACCCTCGGCCACTGGCCGCAATCGGTGGCACTGTCCACGGTGGGTGGGTGGCTGGCGTGCCGCTCGGCCGGCCAACTTTCGGGGCGGTACGGAAAAATCGAGGACATGGTATTGGGTCTGGACGTGACGCTGGCTGACGGGAGCCGTATCTCTACCGGTGGGGCACCCCGGGCGGCGGTTGGCCCGGATCTCAACCAGATGTTTGTGGGCTCGGAGGGCACCTTGGGCATCATCACCGGCGCCCGTCTCCGCCTCCATCCTGCCCCTGTGGCGGAGCGTCGGGCCGCCTACAGCTTCGCCAGTTTCGATGAGGGACTCGGCGCCATGCGCCAGATCATTCAGCGGGGCGCCCATCCGGCTGTGCTGCGCCTCTACGACCCCGCCGAAGCTGACCGCACCTACACGACGGGCGACCGGGCGTTGTTGCTCGTGCTCGACGAAGGCGACACCGCCCTGGTGGACAGCACCATGGGTGTTGTCGAGCACGGATGTGAAGGGGGGCGAGCGGACAACGTGGAGCATGTGGCCCATTGGCTCGAGCACCGCAATGACGTGGCCGCGCTGGAGGCACTCATCACCCGTGGCTATGTGCTCGACACGATGGAGGTGGTCGGCCGCTGGCGCGATCTCCCGGGCATCTACGCCGCCGTCATCGCGGCGCTGACCGGCGTGGAGGGCACCGTATCGGCGTCGGCACATCAGTCGCACAGCTACCCCGATGGCGGCTGTTTGTATTTCACCTTCGCCGCCAAGGTCGAACCGCACGACCGCGACCGCTACTACCGAGCCGCCTGGGACGCCGGCACGCAGGCGGTCCTCGACGGCGGCGGGGCCCTCTCGCACCACCACGGCGTGGGCCTCAATCGCAGCCGCTTCGTGGCCCAGGCCCTGGGGCCGGCCTTCGCGGTGCTGGCGGCCACCAAAGCGGCGCTGGATCCCCGGGGCATTCTCAACCCGGGCAAGCTCGGACTCCCGTCTCCGTTCGGCCCCTCCGGCTACTGA
- a CDS encoding glycerol kinase has translation MSILVIDVGTSGLRAAVVRPDATIAAEVHRPLLPYSPAPGLVEFDASAMAAAAVELARAVLAEAGPVDAVGIANQRASTIVWDRATGAPVGPGVGWQDLRTVGTCLTLQANGIRVPPNASATKAAWLLDEADPERTRDLCVGTVDTWLAWHLSEGAVHVTDASNAAVTGLLRRDATGWDQTVLETLRIPSAAMATVVDSAGVLGRATTLAGAPPIASLIGDQQASLIGQGGVRRGLAKITFGTGGMLDVHLGEERPRFDRQGHHGCFPIVTWRKDGITTWGVEAMMLSAGTNVEWLRDDLGIITTAADSHTVASACETSDGVVYVPALLGLGTPRWDYGARGALLGLTRGSGRPEIVRAVLEGVAQRGADLVEAAEQDSGVTIPSLRVDGGMTENPTFLQALADAAQRPVEVSPVREATTLGAAFLAGLAVGTWGGWDDIASTWSPKQVIAPGAPTDRDRWRAACERAAGWIPELSGLEF, from the coding sequence ATGAGCATCCTCGTGATCGATGTGGGCACCAGCGGCCTCAGGGCAGCCGTGGTGCGCCCCGACGCCACCATCGCCGCTGAAGTTCATCGCCCGTTGCTCCCCTACTCCCCGGCTCCGGGCCTGGTGGAGTTCGACGCCAGCGCCATGGCGGCCGCCGCCGTGGAACTGGCCCGGGCGGTGCTGGCCGAAGCGGGCCCGGTGGATGCTGTGGGCATTGCCAACCAGCGCGCCTCCACTATCGTATGGGACCGCGCCACCGGCGCGCCCGTGGGGCCGGGGGTGGGCTGGCAAGACCTGCGTACCGTGGGCACCTGCCTCACGTTGCAAGCCAACGGCATCCGGGTACCGCCGAACGCCTCGGCCACCAAAGCGGCCTGGCTCCTCGACGAGGCCGATCCTGAACGCACCCGCGACCTCTGCGTCGGGACAGTGGATACCTGGTTGGCCTGGCACCTCTCCGAGGGGGCGGTGCACGTCACCGATGCCTCTAACGCGGCCGTTACCGGCCTGCTCCGGCGTGACGCCACGGGATGGGACCAAACGGTGCTCGAGACCTTGCGCATCCCTTCGGCCGCGATGGCCACCGTGGTGGATAGCGCCGGCGTGCTCGGCCGAGCAACGACTTTGGCGGGGGCTCCACCCATCGCCAGCCTGATCGGCGACCAACAAGCCAGCCTCATCGGCCAAGGCGGGGTGCGGCGCGGTCTCGCCAAGATCACCTTTGGTACCGGCGGCATGCTCGACGTTCATCTCGGTGAGGAACGACCTCGGTTCGACCGGCAGGGACACCACGGCTGCTTCCCAATCGTGACCTGGCGCAAAGACGGCATCACCACCTGGGGGGTGGAAGCGATGATGCTCTCGGCCGGGACCAACGTGGAGTGGTTGCGAGACGACCTCGGGATCATCACCACTGCGGCCGACAGCCACACGGTGGCCAGTGCCTGCGAGACCAGCGACGGCGTGGTCTACGTTCCCGCTCTGCTCGGGCTGGGCACGCCGCGCTGGGATTACGGTGCTCGCGGCGCGCTCTTGGGACTCACGCGCGGTAGCGGTCGGCCAGAGATCGTGCGGGCGGTGCTGGAAGGCGTCGCTCAGCGCGGCGCCGATCTGGTGGAAGCCGCCGAGCAGGACAGCGGCGTGACGATCCCGTCGTTGCGCGTTGACGGTGGGATGACGGAAAATCCCACGTTCCTCCAGGCGTTGGCCGACGCCGCCCAGCGCCCCGTGGAGGTCTCCCCCGTGAGGGAGGCCACCACCCTGGGGGCGGCGTTCCTCGCCGGGTTGGCCGTGGGTACCTGGGGAGGTTGGGACGACATCGCGTCCACGTGGTCGCCCAAGCAGGTCATCGCCCCGGGGGCCCCCACCGATCGTGACCGCTGGCGCGCCGCCTGCGAACGGGCGGCGGGCTGGATTCCTGAACTCTCCGGCCTGGAGTTCTGA
- a CDS encoding ABC transporter permease, translating to MSITRATAEQIGAPEYGAAALIDLAPGTSPAVLGDYSRSGELITPFRVARVRNLEQVGMLPFLLAAFAASVGLLAVGHGLWVSINARRRDLAVLATLGFRPQDIRTMLLWQATFIAIVGTLLGVTVGIILGTNAWSAVASSTAVIDQAVVPGVALVLIVGGTFLGCNLIALVAARGTRRTGTAQALQGE from the coding sequence ATGTCGATCACTCGGGCCACCGCCGAGCAGATCGGTGCACCTGAGTACGGCGCAGCAGCCCTGATCGACCTTGCCCCTGGAACGAGCCCAGCCGTGCTCGGCGACTACAGCCGGAGCGGTGAGCTCATCACACCGTTTCGGGTCGCCAGGGTCCGCAACCTCGAACAGGTCGGGATGCTGCCCTTCCTGCTCGCCGCCTTCGCCGCCTCAGTCGGGCTGCTCGCGGTCGGGCACGGCCTGTGGGTATCCATCAACGCTCGCCGGCGCGATCTCGCGGTGCTCGCGACGCTCGGGTTTCGGCCCCAGGACATCCGGACCATGCTCCTCTGGCAGGCCACGTTCATCGCCATCGTGGGCACGCTCCTGGGAGTCACTGTCGGGATCATCCTCGGGACCAACGCCTGGTCTGCAGTCGCTTCCTCCACGGCCGTCATCGATCAGGCCGTGGTCCCAGGAGTCGCCCTGGTCCTCATCGTCGGTGGCACCTTCCTCGGCTGCAACCTCATCGCGCTCGTCGCCGCCCGCGGCACACGCCGGACCGGCACCGCGCAGGCCCTCCAAGGCGAGTGA